Below is a genomic region from Persicimonas caeni.
ACCGGTGAGCTCGAAGCCGACGACTTCGGGGATCAGCATGAAGATCGGCTGGCCGAGCATGCACGCCTCGGCTTCGATGCCGCCGACGCCCCAGCCGGTCACACCCAGGCCGTTGATCATCGTGGTGTGCGAGTCGGTACCCACCAACGAATCGGGGAACGCGACCTGCTCGCCGTCGCGCTCTTCGGTGAGCACGCCCTTGGCTAGGTACTCCAGGTTGACCTGGTGGACGATGCCGGTCTCGGGCGGCACGACCGAGAAGTTCGAGAACGCCTGCTTGCCCCACTTGAGGAATTCGTAACGCTCTTGGTTGCGCTTGAACTCCATCTCGCTGTTGATCTTGATGGCTTGCGGCTTGCCGAACTCGTCGACCTGCACCGAGTGGTCGATGACCAAGTCGACGCGGCTCAGGGGGTTGACGTTGGAGGTGTCCTTGCCCCAGCGGTCCATCGCGCTACGGCAGGCAGCCAGGTCGACCACCGCCGGCACACCGGTAAAGTCCTGCAGGACCACGCGGCCGGGGCTGAACGGCACCTCTTGCTCGCCGACGTCCTTGGCGTTGTAGCCCGCCAGCGCTTTGACGTGCTCCTCGGTGACCGTGTGGCCGTCGAGGTTGCGCAGGCACGACTCCAACAACACCTTGATGGAGTACGGAAGCTTGTCGATCTCGCCAAGGCCAGCCTCTTCGAGCGCTTTGAGGCTATACGCCACATACTCGCCCTTGTCGGACTGGAACTTCTTCTTGGCGTTCCACTGATTCTTCGAATCGGTCATGATCTCCTCGTTGGTAACGGCCAGGTTGTGAAAGCTACTTCTTGAATCGGGAGGAACTATAGGGACCGAACGGGCATAATGTAAATTGATTGATTTTATTTTGGTGATAAATATCCATTATGAAGGCGTAGCTTTGTGAGGCCCCCATCCGTCTGGCGCTGTACTTCGCGCCAGACACCTTCCCCCAGGGGAAGGGATGACCCTGCGGAAAGCAACGTGGTTCAGACGCGCTAAGGCAGCCCTTCCCCCCGGGGAAGGTGCCCGTAGCGAAGCGAAGGGCGGATGGGGGGCCTCAAAAAGCAAGGAGTTGCCACGTCCCACCCCCAACTCGTGACATACTGTGACTCCAAAAACTCAACGCCCGGGCGCAGACTCTACAAGTCAACACACGTCGCCCCCGGAGTCCCCAATGCCAGTCACCCGTCACGAAATCCTAGCCCTCCTCAAAACCGTTCTAGAACCCCAAGATGGCGTCTGCGCTATGTGGCGAGGCGGCTCGGCCGCCCGCGGCGAATCCGACGAGTGGTCGGATATCGACGCGGTGGTCGTCTGCGAGGAGGAGAACGTCGACGCGGTGTTCGACACCGTCGAAGCCGCGCTCCCCAGGCTCTCGCCCATCGACCTCGTCTGGAAAGTGCCCGAGCCGACCTGGCACGGTCACGCCCAGCGCTTCTATCGACTGGTCGACGCCCCCGACCACCTGCTGATCGACCTGGTGGTCATGATACGTGGCTCCCACGAGCGGTTTCTGGTGCCAGAGCGCCACGGTTTGGCCGTGCCGGTCTTCGACAAAGTCGGCCTGATCAAACCGGCGGAGTTCGACGCCCAAGCGTTCCGCGCCAAGATGCGCGCCGACCTGGCCGACACGAAGGTGCGCTTCGAAATTTTGCAGTGCATGGTCGACAAGGAGATCCAGCGCGGCCGACCGCTCGACGCGCTCAACTTCTATTTTGGCCTGACGCTCACGCCGCTCATCAAAGTGCTCGGCATGCGCTATCGTCGCTCGCGCTACGACTTCGGACGGCGCTACACGCGCGAAGATTTCCCGACCGACGTCGCCGACAAGGTCGAGGCGCTCCACTTCGTGCGCGACCTCGACGACCTCGAGACCAAGCACGACCGCGCCCAACAACTGTTCTGGCAAACCGTCCAAATACTAGAAGACTAGCGCCCCGCAAGGACATCCCTTCCCCTGGGGGAAGGTGCCTCGCGCGCCTTACAGCGCGAGGCGGATGGGGGGCCTCAGCAAGCAAGGAGCCCCAATGGACCTCAACCAACTCCGAGCCTTCCTCGCCGTCGCCCGCGAGGGCCACATGACCCGTGCGGCGCGCCAACTGCACCTGACCCAACCCGCCGTCAGCGCGCAGATTTCGAAGCTCGAAGAAGAAGTCGGCCACCGGCTCTTCGACCGCACTCCCACCGGCATGGTGCTCACCGAGGCCGGCGGGCTGTTCCGCGAGTACGTCGAGGAGTCGCTGCTCCATCTCGAAAACGGCCGCCTCGCCCTCGACCAACTCGCCGGCCTCGAAAAGGGCTCGTTGAGTGTGGGCGGCGGCGCGACCGCGACCACTTATCTGCTCCCGCCCATTTTGGGACGCTTTCACGCCGAGCACCCCGGCATTCGCTTCTTCGTGCGTGAGCAGTCGAGCCAGCAGTCGGTCGAAGACGTCTTGGCCGGGGATCTCGACCTGGGGATCGTCACTCTGCCCATCAAGCTCCCATCGGGCTCGTCGGCGGCCTCGTCCAAGCTCGAGGTCGAACCGTGGGAGGAAGACGAGCTTCGCCTGATCGTACCGCCCGCCCACGAGGCCAACGCCCGCGACTCCTTCGAGTGGTCCGACTTGGCTGGCATGCCGCTGGTACTCTTCGAAGCTGGCTCGGCGGTGCGCGACATCATCGACCGACGCATCTCAGATGCCCAAATCGACGTCGACATCGTCATGGAGCTTCGCTCGATCGAGTCGATCAAGCAGATGGTCGCCCAGGGCATCGGCTCGGGCTTCGTCAGCCAATTCGCGCTCGGCGAACAACAAGAGGGGCTTCGGTGCGTCGAGAACCCCATCTCGCGCGAACTCGCCGTAATTTACGCCAGCGACCGCACTCAGAGCCCGGCGGCCAAGGCATTCTTGGAAATGATGCGCGCCTGAGTCGTATTCAACGCCGCTGCAAACTGGTGGGCTACTAGAGCGTATGCTGCAGAGTCCTCACGCCCGCCCGGCCTCCGCACTCCCTCTTTCTCGGTCGAGCCGGCCTGTCGCCCAGCCGCTGTTTCACAGCATATGGACCGTAAACAGTGGGATCTCCGAGAAAATCAGGGCAGAAACAGCTTCGACAAAGGTACGTAGTAAATTTGTTTAATATATTTTTTTCAACTAGCATCTGTGCGTTACCACCTGTATTCAGACGAGTCCTTCAAGGCTCATACGCAAAACAGCTCGAGTTGTTGTAAATAGATAAAGATTTAGGAGAAAGGCAGTGGTTTACTCCAGATTTGGGCGGCGGCACGCTTCGGCAAGTCGCGCTCTCGTTGTCAGTAGTATCGCATGCGCAGGTTTGTTACTGGGCTCATCGACCGCCGATGCACAGACCTTCCCCCCCGACAGTGACTGGGTCGAGGTCACGCAGAACGGCTCGCCGATCAACGAACCGATCGGCGATGCGAACGGCGAGCGTGACATCGTCAGCGATGCGAACAACCCGCCGGCGTACATCTACGCCGACGCGACGCACTACTATTTCCGGCTGCGCCTCGACGAGTCGCCGTTGACCAACTCGGGTACCTACCGGCCCTTCGGCTGGGCGGTCGAGTTCGACACCGACGGCAACCTCGACAACTACGAGTACTTGGCGATGCTCGACGGCATCGCCAACCCCGACGAGGTCAACCTCTGGAAGAACACCGTCCAGAGCAAGATCGGAGATCCGAGCGACTCGGCCGAAGTGCTCCTGGCCACCTACTCGATCACCACGCACGCCCGTGCGGTGCAGGCGAGTTCGAGTATTAACGGCACGCCCGACTGGTTCGCCGACTGGGCGATCAACAAGGCCGACCTTGCCGCCGAGGGGATCACCGACAGCACACAGCTGACGCTCATCTTCGGCAGCTCGAACAACGCACAATCGATCGCCGCCGACCTGATGGCCCCCAGCGGGGTGACCACGCTCAGCGGCGCGGCCAGCGACCCGGTGACCTGTGACGCCAACGGCTGCAGCACCGCCTGCATCGACAACGACGGTGACGGGCTGACCGATTGCGAGGAGGCTGGGCTGGGCACCAGCGACAGCGCGGTCGACACCGACGGCGACGGCATCGATGACTGGCTGGAGACCGACGGCGGCAGCGCCATCGACACCGACAGCGACGGCACCATCGACGCCCTCGACTCCGACTCGGACGACGACGGGCTGGCCGACTCGACCGAAGGCGCCACCGACACCGACGGCGATACCATCGGCGACTGGCGCGACACCGACGACGACGGCGACGGCATCCCGACCGCTGACGAAGTCACCGACTCGACCGCGCTGGGCGACAACGACGTCGACACCACCGGCGGAAGCAACTGGCTCGACACCGACGCCGACGGCGACGGCACCGACGACGGCACCGAAGGCCGCGGCGACGTCGACGGCGACGGCATCCCGAACTATCTCGACGCCGATGACACCGACGGTCCCGACGCCGATGCCGACGGCGACGGGCTGCTCAACTCGACCGAATCCAACTTGGGCACCGACCCGTACAACACCGACACCGACGGCGATGGCATCGACGATTTCGTCGAGACCGACGGCGGCAACCCCACCGACACCGACAGCGACGGCACCATCGACGCGCTGGACACCGACTCGGACGACGACGGGCTGACCGATTCGGCCGAAGGCACGAGCGACACCGACGGTGATACCATCGGCGACTGGCGAGACACCGACGACGACGGCGACGGCATCCCGACCGCCGACGAAGTCACCGACTCGACCGCGCTGGGCGACAACAACGTCGACACCACCGGCGGCGACAACTGGCTCGACACCGACGCCGACGGCGACGGCACCGACGACGGCACCGAAGGCCGCGGCGACGTCGACGGCGACGGCATCCCGAACTACCTCGACGCCGACGACACCGACGGTCCCCTGGCCGATCCGGACGGCGACGGCCTGACCAACGCCGAGGAGACGACCGCGGGCACCGACCCGAATAACCCGGACACCGACGGCGACGGACTCACCGACGGCGACGAGGTCAACAACCACAGCACCGACCCGAACGACACCGACACCGACGGCGACGGCCTGTCCGACGGCGACGAAGTCAACACTCACGGCACCGACCCGACCCTGACCGACACCGACAACGGCGGCGTCCCCGACGGCACCGAGGTCAACTCGGGCACCGATCCGCTCGACGGCAGCGACGACTCCACGCTCGTCGACTCCGACGGCGACGGCCTGACCGACGCCCAGGAGACGACGCTGGGTACCGATCCCAACAACGCCGATTCGGACGGCGACGGCATCGACGACTTCGTCGAGACCGACGGCGGCTCGGCCACCGACACCGACAACGACGGCACCATCGACGCCCTCGACGATGACTCGGACGGCGACGGCGTGCTCGACATCGACGAGATGTACGACACCGCCGACGAGGACATCGACGGCGACGGCACGCCCAACTGGCGCGACACCGACGATGACGACGACGGTATTTTGACCGCCGACGAACTCGACGACTCGACCACCCTGGGCGACCAGGACGTCGACGGCGACGGCTACGAGAACTACTTCGACACCGACGCCGACGGCGACGGCGCCGACGATACCACCGAAGGCCGCGGCGACGTCGACGGCGACGGCGCTCCGAACTACCTCGACGCCGACGACACCGACGGCCCCCTGGCCGACCCGGACGGCGACGGCCTGACCAACGAGGAAGAGACGACCGCGGGCACCGACCCGAACGTCTCGGACTCGGACGGCGACGGCTTGAGCGACGGCGAGGAAGTCAACGACCACAACACCGACCCGACGAACGCCGACAGCGACGGCGACGGCCTCAATGACGGCGAGGAAGTCAACGACCACGGCACTGACCCGAACGACGGCGACACCGACGACGGCGGCTTGTCCGACGGCGCCGAGGTCTCCAACGGAGGCGACCCGCTCGATCCCGAGGACGACAACGACGGCGTCGACAGCGACGGCGACGGCCTGACCGACGACGAAGAGGTCAACCTGGGCACCGACCCGAACGCCGGCGACACCGACGGTGACGGCATTCTGGACGGCAGCGAGCTCGACCTGGGTACCGACCCGACCCTCGAAGACACCGACGGCGACGGCGTGCTCGACGGCGACGAAGCCGACCTGGGCACCGACCCGACGATCGCCGACACCGACGGCGACGGCATCATCGACGGCGACGAGCGCGATCTGGGCACCGACCCGACCGTGTCGGACTCCGATGGTGACGGCATCGACGACAGCGTCGAGACCGACGGCGGCAACGCCGTCGACACCGACGGCGACGGCACCATCGACGCCCTCGACCTCGACAGCGACGGCGACACCATCCTCGACTCCGACGAGACGAGCGACGACGCCGACGGCGACGGCACCGGCAACTGGCGCGACCTCGACAGCGACGACGACGGCCTGAGCGACAGCGACGAGGCCGGCGACGACGACACCGAGACCGAGCCGGTCGACACCGACGAAGACGGCACCCCCGACTTCCTCGACACCGACTCGGACGACGACGGCGTGCTCGACATCGACGAGGGCACCGCCGACGACGACCTCGACGATATCCCCAACTACCTGGACCCGTCGGATGACTCCGACGACGTCTACTACAAGGTCGCCGGCGGCTGCTCGAACTCCGGCAATGGCGCCCCGGCGCCGACCGGTCTGATGGTCGTGCTCGCCCTGGGCGCAGGCCTGCTGTGGCGGCGCCGCCGCCAGGCCGCCCTCTTCGCCGCCACGCTCGTCGTGGCCGGCGGCGTGGGCTTGGCCGCCCAGCCCGTACACGCCCAGGAGTTCTCGACCTCCTTCCAGGCCGAGCACTTCGAGCCGATGTACTCCCAGCACACCAACACGCTGAACATCGCCCGCTCCGACGTGCTCCCCCACCTGGTCCCCTCGGCGAGCCTCTTTTTGCACTTCGCCGACGACCCGTTCACCCTCCACGAGGTGCGAAACGGCGAGGAGTCGCTGGCCAGCCGCGTCATCGACAGCCAGCTCAAGGCCGAGCTCGGCCTAGGGCTAGGCTTGTTCGACCGCGCCGAGATCGGCGTGGTGCTGCCCGTGGCCCTCTATCAGGGCAGCGACGGCGCCGCGCAACTCGACGGTCCGGCCGCCGTCGACAACTTCGGCCTGGCCGACCTGCGCGTCATCCCGAAGGTGCGCGTGCTCGACCCGGAGAGCTTCGCCGGCGTGGGCCTGTCGTTCATCGCGCCGCTGTATCTCCCGGTGGGAAACGACTCGGCTTTTTTGTCTGATGGCGCCGTGCGCTTCGAGCCGCGGCTGGCCTTCGACTACCGCGTCGACGGCGGCCTGATGGTCGTGGCCAACGCCGCCTACCAGATGCGCCCCGAGCGCGTGGCCGCCAACCACGTCTCCGAAGACGAGCTCCGCTGGGGCTTTGGCTTCGAGGCGCCCATCCGCGAAGAGTGGCTCACCGCCGTGGGCAGCGTCTTCGGCAGCTACACCCTGGCCGACGGCCGCAACCCCCAGGACCTGCAGGCGACCGCCGACAACGTCACCGGCCGCCCCCTCGAGCTTCTGGCCGGCCTCAAGGCCAACCTCGCCCACCTGGGCCTGCCCGAGGGCATGAGCGCCCAACTCGGCGGCGGCCCCGGCCTGAGCAGCGGCGTGGGCGCGCCCGACTTTCGCCTCTTCGCCTCGCTCGACTACGCGATGATGCCCAAGCCCGAGCCGGCAGGCCCCATCGACAGCGACAACGACGGGCTGGTCGACGCCGACGACCAGTGCCCCCAGCAGGCTGAAGACATCGACAACTTCGAAGACGGCGACGGCTGCCCTGATCTCGACAACGACAAGGACGGCATCGCCGACGTCGACGACGAGTGTGTCGACACCGCCGAAGACAAAGACGGCTTCGAGGACAAAAACGGCTGCCCCGATCTCGACAACGACGAAGACGGCATCGCCGACACCGAGGACAAATGTCCCGACACCGCCGGCCTGGCCGAAAAAGAGGGCTGCCCCGACAACGACCCCGACCGTGACGGCATCGCCAGCGCAGACGACCTGTGCCCCGAGATGCCCGAGGACAAAGACGGCTTCGAGGACGAGGACGGCTGCCCCGACACCGACAACGACAAAGACGGCATCGCCGACGCCGACGACAAGTGCCCCGGCGAGGCCGAGGTCATCA
It encodes:
- a CDS encoding LysR family transcriptional regulator, with the protein product MDLNQLRAFLAVAREGHMTRAARQLHLTQPAVSAQISKLEEEVGHRLFDRTPTGMVLTEAGGLFREYVEESLLHLENGRLALDQLAGLEKGSLSVGGGATATTYLLPPILGRFHAEHPGIRFFVREQSSQQSVEDVLAGDLDLGIVTLPIKLPSGSSAASSKLEVEPWEEDELRLIVPPAHEANARDSFEWSDLAGMPLVLFEAGSAVRDIIDRRISDAQIDVDIVMELRSIESIKQMVAQGIGSGFVSQFALGEQQEGLRCVENPISRELAVIYASDRTQSPAAKAFLEMMRA
- a CDS encoding OmpA family protein translates to MLLGSSTADAQTFPPDSDWVEVTQNGSPINEPIGDANGERDIVSDANNPPAYIYADATHYYFRLRLDESPLTNSGTYRPFGWAVEFDTDGNLDNYEYLAMLDGIANPDEVNLWKNTVQSKIGDPSDSAEVLLATYSITTHARAVQASSSINGTPDWFADWAINKADLAAEGITDSTQLTLIFGSSNNAQSIAADLMAPSGVTTLSGAASDPVTCDANGCSTACIDNDGDGLTDCEEAGLGTSDSAVDTDGDGIDDWLETDGGSAIDTDSDGTIDALDSDSDDDGLADSTEGATDTDGDTIGDWRDTDDDGDGIPTADEVTDSTALGDNDVDTTGGSNWLDTDADGDGTDDGTEGRGDVDGDGIPNYLDADDTDGPDADADGDGLLNSTESNLGTDPYNTDTDGDGIDDFVETDGGNPTDTDSDGTIDALDTDSDDDGLTDSAEGTSDTDGDTIGDWRDTDDDGDGIPTADEVTDSTALGDNNVDTTGGDNWLDTDADGDGTDDGTEGRGDVDGDGIPNYLDADDTDGPLADPDGDGLTNAEETTAGTDPNNPDTDGDGLTDGDEVNNHSTDPNDTDTDGDGLSDGDEVNTHGTDPTLTDTDNGGVPDGTEVNSGTDPLDGSDDSTLVDSDGDGLTDAQETTLGTDPNNADSDGDGIDDFVETDGGSATDTDNDGTIDALDDDSDGDGVLDIDEMYDTADEDIDGDGTPNWRDTDDDDDGILTADELDDSTTLGDQDVDGDGYENYFDTDADGDGADDTTEGRGDVDGDGAPNYLDADDTDGPLADPDGDGLTNEEETTAGTDPNVSDSDGDGLSDGEEVNDHNTDPTNADSDGDGLNDGEEVNDHGTDPNDGDTDDGGLSDGAEVSNGGDPLDPEDDNDGVDSDGDGLTDDEEVNLGTDPNAGDTDGDGILDGSELDLGTDPTLEDTDGDGVLDGDEADLGTDPTIADTDGDGIIDGDERDLGTDPTVSDSDGDGIDDSVETDGGNAVDTDGDGTIDALDLDSDGDTILDSDETSDDADGDGTGNWRDLDSDDDGLSDSDEAGDDDTETEPVDTDEDGTPDFLDTDSDDDGVLDIDEGTADDDLDDIPNYLDPSDDSDDVYYKVAGGCSNSGNGAPAPTGLMVVLALGAGLLWRRRRQAALFAATLVVAGGVGLAAQPVHAQEFSTSFQAEHFEPMYSQHTNTLNIARSDVLPHLVPSASLFLHFADDPFTLHEVRNGEESLASRVIDSQLKAELGLGLGLFDRAEIGVVLPVALYQGSDGAAQLDGPAAVDNFGLADLRVIPKVRVLDPESFAGVGLSFIAPLYLPVGNDSAFLSDGAVRFEPRLAFDYRVDGGLMVVANAAYQMRPERVAANHVSEDELRWGFGFEAPIREEWLTAVGSVFGSYTLADGRNPQDLQATADNVTGRPLELLAGLKANLAHLGLPEGMSAQLGGGPGLSSGVGAPDFRLFASLDYAMMPKPEPAGPIDSDNDGLVDADDQCPQQAEDIDNFEDGDGCPDLDNDKDGIADVDDECVDTAEDKDGFEDKNGCPDLDNDEDGIADTEDKCPDTAGLAEKEGCPDNDPDRDGIASADDLCPEMPEDKDGFEDEDGCPDTDNDKDGIADADDKCPGEAEVINGFEDEDGCPDKGESKVKVTDKKIEILDRVYFDTAKATIQKRSHNVLNQVASILKAHPEITRVRVEGHTDSRGKDEMNQDLSQRRAEAVMGYLVERGIDADRLVAKGFGETKPIRDNDTAEGRSKNRRVEFVIVEQKRN
- a CDS encoding nucleotidyltransferase domain-containing protein produces the protein MPVTRHEILALLKTVLEPQDGVCAMWRGGSAARGESDEWSDIDAVVVCEEENVDAVFDTVEAALPRLSPIDLVWKVPEPTWHGHAQRFYRLVDAPDHLLIDLVVMIRGSHERFLVPERHGLAVPVFDKVGLIKPAEFDAQAFRAKMRADLADTKVRFEILQCMVDKEIQRGRPLDALNFYFGLTLTPLIKVLGMRYRRSRYDFGRRYTREDFPTDVADKVEALHFVRDLDDLETKHDRAQQLFWQTVQILED